AGACCCGGCCACACAACGATCTCGACATCGCCCTGCCCGCAGACCAGGTGCCGGAATTAATGGCACTGCTCACCGCTGACGGGTTTCACATAGTGGATCGCCCGGACAGTTGGGCGCATAATTTTGTGCTGGAGGACGACACCGGCAGGTGTATCGACGTGCATTCCTACATTCTGAATGACGACGAAACCAGCGCAGGCGGCGTGCCTTACGAGGCGCAGCACCTGAGGGGCGAGGGGCGTATTCAGGGGCATCTGATTCGCTGTGTTCCGCCCGAATGGCTGGTTCAATTTCACACCGGCTATGAAATTAACGATAAGGATTGGCACGATGTCCGGCTGTTATGCCAACATTTTAACATAGACATTCCAGACATTTACGACAGGTTTTTGAAGTCTACCTCTGGCGGTTGAACCACGCGACATTAAAAACATTCGGCGTGGTGCGAATGAACGTCTTCCCAGATCAACCCGAATCTGCTAGCTTGTTGCACACATGTGCAGCTAATAGCCATCTAGGGAGGTTGAAATGAAAACCATATCACACAGTATCGCACTTGCTGGCGCCATGTCGGTGCTTGCTGGCGTCGCGAGCGCAGAAGATATCAACATTACAGTTTGGGCCGGTGGCTCGAACGACGGGGACAGTTATCGCATCGAAGCGATCGAAATTGCCGCCGACATTCTGGAACGCGAAGCTGCGATCCTTGGGCAAGAGCTGAACATCACAGTCGATGGCCGACGTGACTTCACCGGCTGGGACGAATTCAAGCAGGGCGTGACACTGGGCGCTGAAGCAGGCACCGCGCCAAGTATTGTCGTGACCTCGCACCTGGACATCACTCCGTGGAGCCAGGCTGGCTATATCGTCGCAGTAGAAGACTACGTAGACCTCGACGCCTGGCCGCTGAGCAACGTTTATCCGAACCTGATGGAGATCGCCGCATCCGGTGGCACCCAGTGGGGTGTTCCGCAGGACGCCGAGTCGCGTCCGTTCTTCTTCTGGCGCGATACGCTGACCCAGATCGGGTATAGCGAAGACGACATCGACGCTCTGCCCGGCAAGGTTGCCAGTGGCGAGTACACGCTGGCCAACGTTCTAGAAGACGCCAAGAAGGCGGTCGATATGGGCGCTGTGGAAGAAGGCTATGGCTTTTATCCGCGCGTCTCCAACGGCCCGGACTATGCGCAGTTCTATCAGTCCTTTGGCGGTGAGTTGATGGATGCAGACAGCGGCAAGCTGGTGCTCGACAAAGCTGCGATGACTGAATTCTATCAGTTCTTTGTCGATGCCGTTGCCGCAGGGGTGACCCGCAAGAACCACATCGGGACCGAGTGGGACCAGTGGTACAACGAGGTCGCCAACGGTCGTGCAGCTTTCTGGCATGGCGGCACCTGGCACTTCGGGCGCTATGCGCGTGAAGGCAACGACGACTTCTGGAACACGATCCAGTTTTCGCTGATCCCATCGGGTAATGACGCTGGACGTGCGAACACGATCACCCATCCTCTGGTTTATCTGGTGATGAACCAGGAAGATGAGCGGATCGAAGAAGTTGCGGCACAGCTGATTGCAATCGCAACCGAGCCGCGCCTGAACACGCTGCACGCGATCAAGTCGAACCACCTGGCGGTGGCGCAGGCACAGGAAGGTGTTGACCTGTATCGTGGCAACCGCTGGGCATCCGAGGCGACCGAGGTTTTGCTTGGGTCTGCCAATGCACAGCCCAACCACCTGCAGTATGGCGCTTTCTCGGAAGCGAT
The sequence above is drawn from the Rhodobacteraceae bacterium IMCC1335 genome and encodes:
- a CDS encoding aminoglycoside nucleotidyltransferase, whose protein sequence is MLWRTARIVYAWRTAWGKQSWARSLRGLTLDAASVISFWQAARAKGLDICIDGGWAVDALLGRQTRPHNDLDIALPADQVPELMALLTADGFHIVDRPDSWAHNFVLEDDTGRCIDVHSYILNDDETSAGGVPYEAQHLRGEGRIQGHLIRCVPPEWLVQFHTGYEINDKDWHDVRLLCQHFNIDIPDIYDRFLKSTSGG
- a CDS encoding extracellular solute-binding protein, whose amino-acid sequence is MKTISHSIALAGAMSVLAGVASAEDINITVWAGGSNDGDSYRIEAIEIAADILEREAAILGQELNITVDGRRDFTGWDEFKQGVTLGAEAGTAPSIVVTSHLDITPWSQAGYIVAVEDYVDLDAWPLSNVYPNLMEIAASGGTQWGVPQDAESRPFFFWRDTLTQIGYSEDDIDALPGKVASGEYTLANVLEDAKKAVDMGAVEEGYGFYPRVSNGPDYAQFYQSFGGELMDADSGKLVLDKAAMTEFYQFFVDAVAAGVTRKNHIGTEWDQWYNEVANGRAAFWHGGTWHFGRYAREGNDDFWNTIQFSLIPSGNDAGRANTITHPLVYLVMNQEDERIEEVAAQLIAIATEPRLNTLHAIKSNHLAVAQAQEGVDLYRGNRWASEATEVLLGSANAQPNHLQYGAFSEAMFRGLEAAWTGVQTPEEAVAEVETQMRATIGDDLIVR